Proteins encoded together in one Kitasatospora albolonga window:
- the aspA gene encoding aspartate ammonia-lyase (catalyzes the formation of fumarate from aspartate) has translation MADTTADQQGGPEFRTEHDSMGEVKVPAHAKWRAQTQRAVENFPLSGQRLERAHIEALARIKGAAAKVNAELKVLDPDIADAIQEAAAEVASGRWDEHFPVDVFQTGSGTSSNMNTNEVIATLATERLGREVHPNDHVNASQSSNDVFPSSIHIAATAAVTADLIPALDHLAESLGRKSAEFAEVVKSGRTHLMDATPVTLGQEFGGYAAQIRYGVERLRASLPRLAELPLGGTAVGTGINTPPGFSAAVIAEVASATGLPLTEARDHFEAQGARDGLVETSGQLRTIAVSLTKISNDLRWMASGPRTGLAEINLPDLQPGSSIMPGKVNPVIPEAVLMVAAQVTGNDATVATAGAAGNFELNVMLPVIAKNLLESVRLLAGASRLLADRTVDGITANVERARAYAESSPSVVTPLNKYIGYEEAAKVAKQSLKDGTTIRETVLASGYVERGDLTVEQLDEALDVLRMTRP, from the coding sequence ATGGCCGACACAACCGCGGATCAGCAGGGCGGTCCGGAGTTCCGGACCGAGCACGACTCGATGGGCGAGGTGAAGGTCCCGGCCCACGCCAAGTGGCGTGCGCAGACCCAGCGGGCGGTGGAGAACTTCCCCCTCTCCGGGCAGCGTCTGGAGCGGGCGCACATCGAGGCGCTGGCCCGGATCAAGGGCGCGGCGGCCAAGGTCAACGCCGAGCTGAAGGTGCTCGATCCGGACATCGCGGACGCGATCCAGGAGGCGGCGGCCGAGGTCGCGTCGGGCCGCTGGGACGAGCACTTCCCGGTGGACGTCTTCCAGACGGGCTCCGGCACCTCCTCGAACATGAACACCAACGAGGTCATCGCCACCCTCGCCACCGAGCGGCTCGGCCGCGAGGTCCACCCCAACGACCATGTCAACGCCTCGCAGTCGTCCAACGACGTCTTCCCCTCCTCCATCCACATCGCGGCGACCGCCGCCGTCACCGCCGATCTGATCCCCGCACTGGACCATCTGGCGGAATCCCTGGGGCGGAAATCAGCCGAGTTCGCGGAGGTCGTCAAGTCCGGCCGTACGCATCTGATGGACGCCACCCCGGTCACCCTCGGCCAGGAGTTCGGCGGCTACGCGGCCCAGATCCGCTACGGCGTGGAGCGGCTGCGCGCCTCCCTGCCCCGGCTCGCCGAACTCCCCCTGGGCGGTACGGCGGTGGGCACCGGCATCAACACCCCGCCCGGCTTCTCCGCCGCCGTGATCGCCGAGGTCGCCTCAGCCACCGGGCTGCCGCTGACCGAGGCCCGCGACCACTTCGAGGCGCAGGGGGCCCGGGACGGGCTGGTGGAGACCTCGGGCCAGCTCCGGACGATCGCGGTCTCGCTCACGAAGATCTCCAACGACCTGCGGTGGATGGCCTCCGGACCGCGCACCGGCCTCGCCGAGATCAACCTGCCCGACCTCCAGCCGGGCTCCTCGATCATGCCGGGCAAGGTCAACCCGGTGATCCCGGAGGCGGTCCTGATGGTGGCCGCCCAGGTGACGGGGAACGACGCGACGGTCGCCACGGCGGGCGCGGCGGGCAACTTCGAGCTGAACGTGATGCTCCCGGTCATCGCGAAGAACCTGCTGGAGTCCGTACGGCTGCTCGCGGGCGCCTCCCGGCTGCTGGCCGACCGCACGGTGGACGGCATCACGGCCAACGTGGAGCGGGCCCGCGCCTACGCGGAGTCCTCGCCCTCGGTGGTCACCCCGCTCAACAAGTACATCGGGTACGAGGAGGCGGCGAAGGTCGCCAAGCAGTCCCTCAAGGACGGCACGACGATCCGCGAGACCGTGCTGGCCTCGGGTTATGTCGAGCGCGGCGATCTGACCGTGGAACAGCTGGACGAGGCGCTGGACGTGTTGCGGATGACACGGCCGTGA